Proteins from a single region of Orcinus orca chromosome 20, mOrcOrc1.1, whole genome shotgun sequence:
- the DDX19B gene encoding ATP-dependent RNA helicase DDX19B isoform X1, whose protein sequence is MAGAASPFRGRAVGRFPLALPVGDFSNLHLKEEKIKPDANGAVVKTNANAEKSDEEEKEDRAAQSLLNKLIRSNLVDNTNQVEVLQRDPNSPLYSVKSFEELRLKPQLLQGVYAMGFNRPSKIQENALPLMLAEPPQNLIAQSQSGTGKTAAFVLAMLSQVEPANRYPQCLCLSPTYELALQTGKVIEQMGKFYPELKLAYAVRGNKLERGQKISEHIVIGTPGTVLDWCSKLKFIDPKKIKVFVLDEADVMIATQGHQDQSIRIQRMLPRNCQMLLFSATFEDSVWKFAQKVVPDPNIIKLKREEETLDTIKQYYVLCNSRDEKFQALCNIYGAITIAQAMIFCHTRKTASWLAAELSKEGHQVALLSGEMVVEQRAAVIERFREGKEKVLVTTNVCARGIDVEQVSVVINFDLPVDKDGNPDNETYLHRIGRTGRFGKRGLAVNMVDSKHSMNILNRIQEHFNKKIERLDTDDLDEIEKIAN, encoded by the exons TTCAGCAACTTGCAtcttaaggaagagaaaatcaaaCCAGATGCCAATG GTGCTGTGGTCAAGACCAATGCTAATGCAGAGAAGtcagatgaagaagagaaag AGGACAGAGCCGCCCAGTCCTTACTCAACAAGCTGATCAGAAGCAACCTTGTTGATAACACCAACCAAGTGGAAGTCCTGCAGCGGGATCCAAACTCCCCGCTCTACTCAGTGAAGTCCTTCGAGGAGCTTCGGCT GAAACCACAGCTTCTCCAGGGAGTCTACGCCATGGGCTTCAACCGTCCATCGAAGATACAGGAGAATGCATTGCCTTTAATGCTTGCTGAGCC CCCACAGAACTTAATAGCCCAGTCTCAGTCTGGTACTGGTAAAACAGCTGCCTTTGTGTTGGCCATGCTCAGCCAAGTAGAACCTGCAAACAGATACCCCCAG TGTCTGTGCCTCTCCCCAACTTACGAGCTCGCTCTTCAAACGGGAAAAGTGATTGAGCAGATGGGCAAATTTTACCCTGAACTGAAGCTAGCTTATGCTGTTCGTGGCAATAAAT TGGAAAGAGGTCAGAAGATCAGTGAGCACATTGTCATTGGCACCCCTGGGACCGTTCTGGACTGGTGCTCCAAGCTCAAGTTCATTGACCCCAAGAAGATCAAGGTGTTTGTTCTGGATGAGGCTGACGTGATGATAGCTACTCAGGGCCACCAAGATCAGAGCATCCGCATCCAGAG GATGCTTCCCAGGAACTGCCAGATGCTGCTTTTCTCTGCCACCTTCGAAGACTCTGTCTGGAAATTTGCCCAGAAAGTGGTTCCAGACCCAAACATCATCAAACTGAAGCGCGAGGAGGAGACACTGGACACCATCAAGCAGTATTACGTCCTGTGCAATAGCAGAGATGAGAAGTTCCAGGCCCTGTGTAATATCTACGGGGCCATCACCATTGCTCAAGCCATGATCTTCTGTCAT ACCCGCAAAACAGCTAGTTGGCTGGCAGCAGAGCTCTCAAAAGAAGGCCACCAGGTGGCTCTGCTGAGTGGTGAAATGGTGGTGGAGCAGAGGGCTGCAGTGATTGAGCGCTTCCGAGAGGGCAAAGAGAAGGTTCTGGTCACCACCAACGTGTGTGCCCGCG GTATCGATGTGGAACAGGTGTCTGTCGTCATCAACTTTGACCTTCCCGTGGACAAGGATGGGAACCCGGACAACGAGACCTACCTGCACCGGATCGGGCGCACTGGCCGCTTTGGCAAGAGGGGCCTGGCCGTGAACATGGTGGACAGCAAGCACAGCATGAACATCCTGAACAGAATCCAGGAGCATTTCA ataagaaaatagaaagactGGACACAGATGACTTGGACGAGATTGAGAAAATAGCCAACTGA
- the DDX19B gene encoding ATP-dependent RNA helicase DDX19B isoform X2, which translates to MATDSWALAVDEQEAAAESFSNLHLKEEKIKPDANGAVVKTNANAEKSDEEEKEDRAAQSLLNKLIRSNLVDNTNQVEVLQRDPNSPLYSVKSFEELRLKPQLLQGVYAMGFNRPSKIQENALPLMLAEPPQNLIAQSQSGTGKTAAFVLAMLSQVEPANRYPQCLCLSPTYELALQTGKVIEQMGKFYPELKLAYAVRGNKLERGQKISEHIVIGTPGTVLDWCSKLKFIDPKKIKVFVLDEADVMIATQGHQDQSIRIQRMLPRNCQMLLFSATFEDSVWKFAQKVVPDPNIIKLKREEETLDTIKQYYVLCNSRDEKFQALCNIYGAITIAQAMIFCHTRKTASWLAAELSKEGHQVALLSGEMVVEQRAAVIERFREGKEKVLVTTNVCARGIDVEQVSVVINFDLPVDKDGNPDNETYLHRIGRTGRFGKRGLAVNMVDSKHSMNILNRIQEHFNKKIERLDTDDLDEIEKIAN; encoded by the exons ATGGCCACCGACTCGTGGGCCCTGGCGGTGGACGAGCAGGAAGCGGCAGCCGAGTCG TTCAGCAACTTGCAtcttaaggaagagaaaatcaaaCCAGATGCCAATG GTGCTGTGGTCAAGACCAATGCTAATGCAGAGAAGtcagatgaagaagagaaag AGGACAGAGCCGCCCAGTCCTTACTCAACAAGCTGATCAGAAGCAACCTTGTTGATAACACCAACCAAGTGGAAGTCCTGCAGCGGGATCCAAACTCCCCGCTCTACTCAGTGAAGTCCTTCGAGGAGCTTCGGCT GAAACCACAGCTTCTCCAGGGAGTCTACGCCATGGGCTTCAACCGTCCATCGAAGATACAGGAGAATGCATTGCCTTTAATGCTTGCTGAGCC CCCACAGAACTTAATAGCCCAGTCTCAGTCTGGTACTGGTAAAACAGCTGCCTTTGTGTTGGCCATGCTCAGCCAAGTAGAACCTGCAAACAGATACCCCCAG TGTCTGTGCCTCTCCCCAACTTACGAGCTCGCTCTTCAAACGGGAAAAGTGATTGAGCAGATGGGCAAATTTTACCCTGAACTGAAGCTAGCTTATGCTGTTCGTGGCAATAAAT TGGAAAGAGGTCAGAAGATCAGTGAGCACATTGTCATTGGCACCCCTGGGACCGTTCTGGACTGGTGCTCCAAGCTCAAGTTCATTGACCCCAAGAAGATCAAGGTGTTTGTTCTGGATGAGGCTGACGTGATGATAGCTACTCAGGGCCACCAAGATCAGAGCATCCGCATCCAGAG GATGCTTCCCAGGAACTGCCAGATGCTGCTTTTCTCTGCCACCTTCGAAGACTCTGTCTGGAAATTTGCCCAGAAAGTGGTTCCAGACCCAAACATCATCAAACTGAAGCGCGAGGAGGAGACACTGGACACCATCAAGCAGTATTACGTCCTGTGCAATAGCAGAGATGAGAAGTTCCAGGCCCTGTGTAATATCTACGGGGCCATCACCATTGCTCAAGCCATGATCTTCTGTCAT ACCCGCAAAACAGCTAGTTGGCTGGCAGCAGAGCTCTCAAAAGAAGGCCACCAGGTGGCTCTGCTGAGTGGTGAAATGGTGGTGGAGCAGAGGGCTGCAGTGATTGAGCGCTTCCGAGAGGGCAAAGAGAAGGTTCTGGTCACCACCAACGTGTGTGCCCGCG GTATCGATGTGGAACAGGTGTCTGTCGTCATCAACTTTGACCTTCCCGTGGACAAGGATGGGAACCCGGACAACGAGACCTACCTGCACCGGATCGGGCGCACTGGCCGCTTTGGCAAGAGGGGCCTGGCCGTGAACATGGTGGACAGCAAGCACAGCATGAACATCCTGAACAGAATCCAGGAGCATTTCA ataagaaaatagaaagactGGACACAGATGACTTGGACGAGATTGAGAAAATAGCCAACTGA
- the DDX19B gene encoding ATP-dependent RNA helicase DDX19B isoform X3 yields MGFNRPSKIQENALPLMLAEPPQNLIAQSQSGTGKTAAFVLAMLSQVEPANRYPQCLCLSPTYELALQTGKVIEQMGKFYPELKLAYAVRGNKLERGQKISEHIVIGTPGTVLDWCSKLKFIDPKKIKVFVLDEADVMIATQGHQDQSIRIQRMLPRNCQMLLFSATFEDSVWKFAQKVVPDPNIIKLKREEETLDTIKQYYVLCNSRDEKFQALCNIYGAITIAQAMIFCHTRKTASWLAAELSKEGHQVALLSGEMVVEQRAAVIERFREGKEKVLVTTNVCARGIDVEQVSVVINFDLPVDKDGNPDNETYLHRIGRTGRFGKRGLAVNMVDSKHSMNILNRIQEHFNKKIERLDTDDLDEIEKIAN; encoded by the exons ATGGGCTTCAACCGTCCATCGAAGATACAGGAGAATGCATTGCCTTTAATGCTTGCTGAGCC CCCACAGAACTTAATAGCCCAGTCTCAGTCTGGTACTGGTAAAACAGCTGCCTTTGTGTTGGCCATGCTCAGCCAAGTAGAACCTGCAAACAGATACCCCCAG TGTCTGTGCCTCTCCCCAACTTACGAGCTCGCTCTTCAAACGGGAAAAGTGATTGAGCAGATGGGCAAATTTTACCCTGAACTGAAGCTAGCTTATGCTGTTCGTGGCAATAAAT TGGAAAGAGGTCAGAAGATCAGTGAGCACATTGTCATTGGCACCCCTGGGACCGTTCTGGACTGGTGCTCCAAGCTCAAGTTCATTGACCCCAAGAAGATCAAGGTGTTTGTTCTGGATGAGGCTGACGTGATGATAGCTACTCAGGGCCACCAAGATCAGAGCATCCGCATCCAGAG GATGCTTCCCAGGAACTGCCAGATGCTGCTTTTCTCTGCCACCTTCGAAGACTCTGTCTGGAAATTTGCCCAGAAAGTGGTTCCAGACCCAAACATCATCAAACTGAAGCGCGAGGAGGAGACACTGGACACCATCAAGCAGTATTACGTCCTGTGCAATAGCAGAGATGAGAAGTTCCAGGCCCTGTGTAATATCTACGGGGCCATCACCATTGCTCAAGCCATGATCTTCTGTCAT ACCCGCAAAACAGCTAGTTGGCTGGCAGCAGAGCTCTCAAAAGAAGGCCACCAGGTGGCTCTGCTGAGTGGTGAAATGGTGGTGGAGCAGAGGGCTGCAGTGATTGAGCGCTTCCGAGAGGGCAAAGAGAAGGTTCTGGTCACCACCAACGTGTGTGCCCGCG GTATCGATGTGGAACAGGTGTCTGTCGTCATCAACTTTGACCTTCCCGTGGACAAGGATGGGAACCCGGACAACGAGACCTACCTGCACCGGATCGGGCGCACTGGCCGCTTTGGCAAGAGGGGCCTGGCCGTGAACATGGTGGACAGCAAGCACAGCATGAACATCCTGAACAGAATCCAGGAGCATTTCA ataagaaaatagaaagactGGACACAGATGACTTGGACGAGATTGAGAAAATAGCCAACTGA